The proteins below are encoded in one region of Oreochromis niloticus isolate F11D_XX linkage group LG6, O_niloticus_UMD_NMBU, whole genome shotgun sequence:
- the gne gene encoding bifunctional UDP-N-acetylglucosamine 2-epimerase/N-acetylmannosamine kinase isoform X3, producing MPLNIWKAHEQYFLRMQRNKEKKSMEKMEESNQCKRKLRVCVATCNRADYSKLAPIMSGIKSHPEDFELEVVVLGSHLIDDYGNTFRMIEQDDFDIGSKLHTIVRGEDEAAMVESVGLALVKLPDVIQRLKPDILVVHGDRFDALALATAAALMNIRILHLEGGEVSGTIDDSIRHAISKLAHYHACCTRMAEQHLIAMCEDHSRILLAGCPSYDKLLLPHHREDYMDIIKSWLGDKVQEGDYIVALQHPVTTDIQHSIKIYGLMLDALISFNKKTLILFPNIDAGSKEMVRVMRRKGIEQHPNFRAVKHIPFEQFIQLVSHAGCMIGNSSCGVREAGAFGTPVINLGTRQTGRETGENVLHVRDADTHNKIYHALELQFGKRYPCSKIYGDGNAVPRILKFLRSIDLDEPLQKTFCFPPVKDPISQDIDHILETQSALAVDLGGTNLRVAIVCMRGTIVKKYSQPNPKTFEARMELILKMCNDAMRDAVGLNCRILGVGVSTGGRVNPQDGVVLHSTKLIQEWSSVDLRTPISDALHLPVWVDNDGNCAALAERKFGHGKGVENFVTVITGTGIGGGIIHHNELVHGSTFCAAELGHIMVSLEGPECMCGSRGCIEAYASGMALQREAKKLHDEDLLKVEGMDMKLSEPITAAHLINAAKMGNSKADAVLTKAATALGVGIINILHIVNPSQVILSGVLASCYQAPVQHVISQRALFSVQNIKVVTSDLEEPALLGAASMVLDYATRRIY from the exons CCTCTGAATATTTGGAAGGCCCAT gAGCAGTATTTTCTGAGAATGCAAAGGAACAAAGAGAAGAAATCAATGGAAAAGATGGAAGAGTCAAATCAG TGTAAGAGGAAACTGAGGGTGTGTGTGGCAACATGCAACAGAGCAGATTATTCCAAGCTGGCCCCCATCATGTCTGGGATCAAATCCCACCCAGAAGACTTTGAACTGGAAGTTGTGGTGCTTGGTTCACATCTCATTGATGACTACGG gaacACTTTTCGGATGATTGAGCAGGACGACTTTGACATTGGCTCAAAGCTCCACACTATTGTGAGAGGAGAGGACGAGGCTGCCATGGTGGAAAGTGTTGGGCTGGCACTTGTAAAACTCCCTGATGTTATACAGAGACTGAAACCTGACATCCTGGTCGTACACGGTGACCGTTTCGACGCTCTCGCTTTGGCAACTGCTGCAGCATTAATGAATATTAGAATACTTCACCTGGAGGGAGGAGAG GTTAGTGGTACGATTGATGACTCAATCCGCCATGCCATCAGTAAACTGGCCCATTACCACGCCTGCTGCACACGGATGGCAGAGCAGCATCTCATAGCTATGTGTGAGGACCACTCTCGTATCCTCCTTGCTGGCTGCCCTTCTTATGACAAGCTGCTATTGCCTCATCACAGAGAGGACTACATGGATATCATCAAAAGCTGGTTGG GTGACAAGGTCCAGGAAGGTGACTATATTGTGGCATTACAGCACCCAGTCACGACGGACATCCAGCATTCTATTAAAATCTATGGGCTGATGCTGGATGCGCTGATTTCCTTCAACAAGAAGACCCTTATCCTCTTTCCTAACATTGATGCCG gaagtaaggaGATGGTACGTGTTATGCGGAGAAAAGGGATTGAGCAACACCCTAACTTCCGAGCAGTGAAGCACATTCCTTTTGAGCAGTTCATCCAGCTTGTGTCGCATGCTGGCTGCATGATTGGAAACAGCAGCTGCGGGGTACGAGAGGCTGGGGCCTTTGGCACACCTGTCATTAACCTGGGAACAAGACAAACAGGCAGAGAAACAG GTGAAAATGTTTTACATGTCAGAGATGCCGACACTCACAATAAAATCTACCATGCTCTGGAGCTGCAGTTTGGAAAGAGATACCCCTG TTCTAAAATTTATGGTGATGGCAACGCAGTGCCTCGTATTCTCAAGTTTCTCCGTTCTATTGACCTGGACGAGCCTCTCCAAAAGACCTTCTGTTTCCCTCCTGTGAAAGACCCGATTTCCCAGGACATTGATCACATCCTAGAGACCCAAAGTGCTTTGGCCGTCGACCTGGGAGGGACCAACCTCAGAGTGGCCATTGTCTGCATGAGG GGCACCATAGTGAAGAAATACAGCCAGCCCAATCCAAAGACTTTCGAGGCCAGAATGGAACTCATATTAAAGATGTGCAATGATGCCATGCGGGATGCTGTGGGCCTTAACTGTAGAATACTTGGTGTTG GAGTGTCCACTGGTGGGCGTGTAAACCCCCAAGATGGTGTGGTCCTACACTCCACAAAGCTGATTCAGGAGTGGTCTTCTGTGGACCTAAGAACGCCCATATCAGATGCTTTACACCTACCCGTCTGGGTCGACAATGACGGCAACTGCGCTGCACTGGCAGAGAGGAAGTTTGGTCACGGCAAAGGAGTGGAGAACTTTGTCACAGTCATCACAGGAACAG GTATTGGAGGAGGAATTATCCATCACAATGAGTTGGTCCATGGTAGTACCTTCTGTGCTGCTGAGCTGGGTCACATCATGGTTTCCCTGGAAGGCCCAGAGTGTATGTGTGGCAGCCGCGGCTGCATAGAGGCCTATGCATCCGGGATGGCCCTTCAGAGAGAGGCCAAAAAGCTGCATGATG agGATCTGTTGAAGGTGGAGGGGATGGATATGAAACTCTCAGAGCCAATCACTGCTGCACATCTTATCAATGCAGCGAAAATGGGAAACTCCAAAGCCGACGCTGTTCTGACCAAGG CTGCCACTGCACTAGGTGTGGGCATCATCAACATCCTCCACATAGTCAACCCTTCACAGGTGATTCTGTCTGGAGTCTTGGCCTCTTGCTACCAGGCGCCAGTGCAGCATGTCATCTCGCAGAGAGCgctcttctctgtccaaaacatCAAGGTTGTAACATCAGACTTGGAAGAACCTGCTTTACTTGGAGCTGCCAGCATGGTGTTAGACTATGCAACCAGAAGAATATATTAA
- the gne gene encoding bifunctional UDP-N-acetylglucosamine 2-epimerase/N-acetylmannosamine kinase isoform X1, with the protein MDKHLGSVQISPHPLNIWKAHEQYFLRMQRNKEKKSMEKMEESNQCKRKLRVCVATCNRADYSKLAPIMSGIKSHPEDFELEVVVLGSHLIDDYGNTFRMIEQDDFDIGSKLHTIVRGEDEAAMVESVGLALVKLPDVIQRLKPDILVVHGDRFDALALATAAALMNIRILHLEGGEVSGTIDDSIRHAISKLAHYHACCTRMAEQHLIAMCEDHSRILLAGCPSYDKLLLPHHREDYMDIIKSWLGDKVQEGDYIVALQHPVTTDIQHSIKIYGLMLDALISFNKKTLILFPNIDAGSKEMVRVMRRKGIEQHPNFRAVKHIPFEQFIQLVSHAGCMIGNSSCGVREAGAFGTPVINLGTRQTGRETGENVLHVRDADTHNKIYHALELQFGKRYPCSKIYGDGNAVPRILKFLRSIDLDEPLQKTFCFPPVKDPISQDIDHILETQSALAVDLGGTNLRVAIVCMRGTIVKKYSQPNPKTFEARMELILKMCNDAMRDAVGLNCRILGVGVSTGGRVNPQDGVVLHSTKLIQEWSSVDLRTPISDALHLPVWVDNDGNCAALAERKFGHGKGVENFVTVITGTGIGGGIIHHNELVHGSTFCAAELGHIMVSLEGPECMCGSRGCIEAYASGMALQREAKKLHDEDLLKVEGMDMKLSEPITAAHLINAAKMGNSKADAVLTKAATALGVGIINILHIVNPSQVILSGVLASCYQAPVQHVISQRALFSVQNIKVVTSDLEEPALLGAASMVLDYATRRIY; encoded by the exons ATGGATAAGCATCTGGGTTCTGTGCAGATAAGTCCTCAC CCTCTGAATATTTGGAAGGCCCAT gAGCAGTATTTTCTGAGAATGCAAAGGAACAAAGAGAAGAAATCAATGGAAAAGATGGAAGAGTCAAATCAG TGTAAGAGGAAACTGAGGGTGTGTGTGGCAACATGCAACAGAGCAGATTATTCCAAGCTGGCCCCCATCATGTCTGGGATCAAATCCCACCCAGAAGACTTTGAACTGGAAGTTGTGGTGCTTGGTTCACATCTCATTGATGACTACGG gaacACTTTTCGGATGATTGAGCAGGACGACTTTGACATTGGCTCAAAGCTCCACACTATTGTGAGAGGAGAGGACGAGGCTGCCATGGTGGAAAGTGTTGGGCTGGCACTTGTAAAACTCCCTGATGTTATACAGAGACTGAAACCTGACATCCTGGTCGTACACGGTGACCGTTTCGACGCTCTCGCTTTGGCAACTGCTGCAGCATTAATGAATATTAGAATACTTCACCTGGAGGGAGGAGAG GTTAGTGGTACGATTGATGACTCAATCCGCCATGCCATCAGTAAACTGGCCCATTACCACGCCTGCTGCACACGGATGGCAGAGCAGCATCTCATAGCTATGTGTGAGGACCACTCTCGTATCCTCCTTGCTGGCTGCCCTTCTTATGACAAGCTGCTATTGCCTCATCACAGAGAGGACTACATGGATATCATCAAAAGCTGGTTGG GTGACAAGGTCCAGGAAGGTGACTATATTGTGGCATTACAGCACCCAGTCACGACGGACATCCAGCATTCTATTAAAATCTATGGGCTGATGCTGGATGCGCTGATTTCCTTCAACAAGAAGACCCTTATCCTCTTTCCTAACATTGATGCCG gaagtaaggaGATGGTACGTGTTATGCGGAGAAAAGGGATTGAGCAACACCCTAACTTCCGAGCAGTGAAGCACATTCCTTTTGAGCAGTTCATCCAGCTTGTGTCGCATGCTGGCTGCATGATTGGAAACAGCAGCTGCGGGGTACGAGAGGCTGGGGCCTTTGGCACACCTGTCATTAACCTGGGAACAAGACAAACAGGCAGAGAAACAG GTGAAAATGTTTTACATGTCAGAGATGCCGACACTCACAATAAAATCTACCATGCTCTGGAGCTGCAGTTTGGAAAGAGATACCCCTG TTCTAAAATTTATGGTGATGGCAACGCAGTGCCTCGTATTCTCAAGTTTCTCCGTTCTATTGACCTGGACGAGCCTCTCCAAAAGACCTTCTGTTTCCCTCCTGTGAAAGACCCGATTTCCCAGGACATTGATCACATCCTAGAGACCCAAAGTGCTTTGGCCGTCGACCTGGGAGGGACCAACCTCAGAGTGGCCATTGTCTGCATGAGG GGCACCATAGTGAAGAAATACAGCCAGCCCAATCCAAAGACTTTCGAGGCCAGAATGGAACTCATATTAAAGATGTGCAATGATGCCATGCGGGATGCTGTGGGCCTTAACTGTAGAATACTTGGTGTTG GAGTGTCCACTGGTGGGCGTGTAAACCCCCAAGATGGTGTGGTCCTACACTCCACAAAGCTGATTCAGGAGTGGTCTTCTGTGGACCTAAGAACGCCCATATCAGATGCTTTACACCTACCCGTCTGGGTCGACAATGACGGCAACTGCGCTGCACTGGCAGAGAGGAAGTTTGGTCACGGCAAAGGAGTGGAGAACTTTGTCACAGTCATCACAGGAACAG GTATTGGAGGAGGAATTATCCATCACAATGAGTTGGTCCATGGTAGTACCTTCTGTGCTGCTGAGCTGGGTCACATCATGGTTTCCCTGGAAGGCCCAGAGTGTATGTGTGGCAGCCGCGGCTGCATAGAGGCCTATGCATCCGGGATGGCCCTTCAGAGAGAGGCCAAAAAGCTGCATGATG agGATCTGTTGAAGGTGGAGGGGATGGATATGAAACTCTCAGAGCCAATCACTGCTGCACATCTTATCAATGCAGCGAAAATGGGAAACTCCAAAGCCGACGCTGTTCTGACCAAGG CTGCCACTGCACTAGGTGTGGGCATCATCAACATCCTCCACATAGTCAACCCTTCACAGGTGATTCTGTCTGGAGTCTTGGCCTCTTGCTACCAGGCGCCAGTGCAGCATGTCATCTCGCAGAGAGCgctcttctctgtccaaaacatCAAGGTTGTAACATCAGACTTGGAAGAACCTGCTTTACTTGGAGCTGCCAGCATGGTGTTAGACTATGCAACCAGAAGAATATATTAA
- the gne gene encoding bifunctional UDP-N-acetylglucosamine 2-epimerase/N-acetylmannosamine kinase isoform X4, with product MEQYFLRMQRNKEKKSMEKMEESNQCKRKLRVCVATCNRADYSKLAPIMSGIKSHPEDFELEVVVLGSHLIDDYGNTFRMIEQDDFDIGSKLHTIVRGEDEAAMVESVGLALVKLPDVIQRLKPDILVVHGDRFDALALATAAALMNIRILHLEGGEVSGTIDDSIRHAISKLAHYHACCTRMAEQHLIAMCEDHSRILLAGCPSYDKLLLPHHREDYMDIIKSWLGDKVQEGDYIVALQHPVTTDIQHSIKIYGLMLDALISFNKKTLILFPNIDAGSKEMVRVMRRKGIEQHPNFRAVKHIPFEQFIQLVSHAGCMIGNSSCGVREAGAFGTPVINLGTRQTGRETGENVLHVRDADTHNKIYHALELQFGKRYPCSKIYGDGNAVPRILKFLRSIDLDEPLQKTFCFPPVKDPISQDIDHILETQSALAVDLGGTNLRVAIVCMRGTIVKKYSQPNPKTFEARMELILKMCNDAMRDAVGLNCRILGVGVSTGGRVNPQDGVVLHSTKLIQEWSSVDLRTPISDALHLPVWVDNDGNCAALAERKFGHGKGVENFVTVITGTGIGGGIIHHNELVHGSTFCAAELGHIMVSLEGPECMCGSRGCIEAYASGMALQREAKKLHDEDLLKVEGMDMKLSEPITAAHLINAAKMGNSKADAVLTKAATALGVGIINILHIVNPSQVILSGVLASCYQAPVQHVISQRALFSVQNIKVVTSDLEEPALLGAASMVLDYATRRIY from the exons gAGCAGTATTTTCTGAGAATGCAAAGGAACAAAGAGAAGAAATCAATGGAAAAGATGGAAGAGTCAAATCAG TGTAAGAGGAAACTGAGGGTGTGTGTGGCAACATGCAACAGAGCAGATTATTCCAAGCTGGCCCCCATCATGTCTGGGATCAAATCCCACCCAGAAGACTTTGAACTGGAAGTTGTGGTGCTTGGTTCACATCTCATTGATGACTACGG gaacACTTTTCGGATGATTGAGCAGGACGACTTTGACATTGGCTCAAAGCTCCACACTATTGTGAGAGGAGAGGACGAGGCTGCCATGGTGGAAAGTGTTGGGCTGGCACTTGTAAAACTCCCTGATGTTATACAGAGACTGAAACCTGACATCCTGGTCGTACACGGTGACCGTTTCGACGCTCTCGCTTTGGCAACTGCTGCAGCATTAATGAATATTAGAATACTTCACCTGGAGGGAGGAGAG GTTAGTGGTACGATTGATGACTCAATCCGCCATGCCATCAGTAAACTGGCCCATTACCACGCCTGCTGCACACGGATGGCAGAGCAGCATCTCATAGCTATGTGTGAGGACCACTCTCGTATCCTCCTTGCTGGCTGCCCTTCTTATGACAAGCTGCTATTGCCTCATCACAGAGAGGACTACATGGATATCATCAAAAGCTGGTTGG GTGACAAGGTCCAGGAAGGTGACTATATTGTGGCATTACAGCACCCAGTCACGACGGACATCCAGCATTCTATTAAAATCTATGGGCTGATGCTGGATGCGCTGATTTCCTTCAACAAGAAGACCCTTATCCTCTTTCCTAACATTGATGCCG gaagtaaggaGATGGTACGTGTTATGCGGAGAAAAGGGATTGAGCAACACCCTAACTTCCGAGCAGTGAAGCACATTCCTTTTGAGCAGTTCATCCAGCTTGTGTCGCATGCTGGCTGCATGATTGGAAACAGCAGCTGCGGGGTACGAGAGGCTGGGGCCTTTGGCACACCTGTCATTAACCTGGGAACAAGACAAACAGGCAGAGAAACAG GTGAAAATGTTTTACATGTCAGAGATGCCGACACTCACAATAAAATCTACCATGCTCTGGAGCTGCAGTTTGGAAAGAGATACCCCTG TTCTAAAATTTATGGTGATGGCAACGCAGTGCCTCGTATTCTCAAGTTTCTCCGTTCTATTGACCTGGACGAGCCTCTCCAAAAGACCTTCTGTTTCCCTCCTGTGAAAGACCCGATTTCCCAGGACATTGATCACATCCTAGAGACCCAAAGTGCTTTGGCCGTCGACCTGGGAGGGACCAACCTCAGAGTGGCCATTGTCTGCATGAGG GGCACCATAGTGAAGAAATACAGCCAGCCCAATCCAAAGACTTTCGAGGCCAGAATGGAACTCATATTAAAGATGTGCAATGATGCCATGCGGGATGCTGTGGGCCTTAACTGTAGAATACTTGGTGTTG GAGTGTCCACTGGTGGGCGTGTAAACCCCCAAGATGGTGTGGTCCTACACTCCACAAAGCTGATTCAGGAGTGGTCTTCTGTGGACCTAAGAACGCCCATATCAGATGCTTTACACCTACCCGTCTGGGTCGACAATGACGGCAACTGCGCTGCACTGGCAGAGAGGAAGTTTGGTCACGGCAAAGGAGTGGAGAACTTTGTCACAGTCATCACAGGAACAG GTATTGGAGGAGGAATTATCCATCACAATGAGTTGGTCCATGGTAGTACCTTCTGTGCTGCTGAGCTGGGTCACATCATGGTTTCCCTGGAAGGCCCAGAGTGTATGTGTGGCAGCCGCGGCTGCATAGAGGCCTATGCATCCGGGATGGCCCTTCAGAGAGAGGCCAAAAAGCTGCATGATG agGATCTGTTGAAGGTGGAGGGGATGGATATGAAACTCTCAGAGCCAATCACTGCTGCACATCTTATCAATGCAGCGAAAATGGGAAACTCCAAAGCCGACGCTGTTCTGACCAAGG CTGCCACTGCACTAGGTGTGGGCATCATCAACATCCTCCACATAGTCAACCCTTCACAGGTGATTCTGTCTGGAGTCTTGGCCTCTTGCTACCAGGCGCCAGTGCAGCATGTCATCTCGCAGAGAGCgctcttctctgtccaaaacatCAAGGTTGTAACATCAGACTTGGAAGAACCTGCTTTACTTGGAGCTGCCAGCATGGTGTTAGACTATGCAACCAGAAGAATATATTAA
- the gne gene encoding bifunctional UDP-N-acetylglucosamine 2-epimerase/N-acetylmannosamine kinase isoform X2, translating into MDKHLGSVQISPHEQYFLRMQRNKEKKSMEKMEESNQCKRKLRVCVATCNRADYSKLAPIMSGIKSHPEDFELEVVVLGSHLIDDYGNTFRMIEQDDFDIGSKLHTIVRGEDEAAMVESVGLALVKLPDVIQRLKPDILVVHGDRFDALALATAAALMNIRILHLEGGEVSGTIDDSIRHAISKLAHYHACCTRMAEQHLIAMCEDHSRILLAGCPSYDKLLLPHHREDYMDIIKSWLGDKVQEGDYIVALQHPVTTDIQHSIKIYGLMLDALISFNKKTLILFPNIDAGSKEMVRVMRRKGIEQHPNFRAVKHIPFEQFIQLVSHAGCMIGNSSCGVREAGAFGTPVINLGTRQTGRETGENVLHVRDADTHNKIYHALELQFGKRYPCSKIYGDGNAVPRILKFLRSIDLDEPLQKTFCFPPVKDPISQDIDHILETQSALAVDLGGTNLRVAIVCMRGTIVKKYSQPNPKTFEARMELILKMCNDAMRDAVGLNCRILGVGVSTGGRVNPQDGVVLHSTKLIQEWSSVDLRTPISDALHLPVWVDNDGNCAALAERKFGHGKGVENFVTVITGTGIGGGIIHHNELVHGSTFCAAELGHIMVSLEGPECMCGSRGCIEAYASGMALQREAKKLHDEDLLKVEGMDMKLSEPITAAHLINAAKMGNSKADAVLTKAATALGVGIINILHIVNPSQVILSGVLASCYQAPVQHVISQRALFSVQNIKVVTSDLEEPALLGAASMVLDYATRRIY; encoded by the exons ATGGATAAGCATCTGGGTTCTGTGCAGATAAGTCCTCAC gAGCAGTATTTTCTGAGAATGCAAAGGAACAAAGAGAAGAAATCAATGGAAAAGATGGAAGAGTCAAATCAG TGTAAGAGGAAACTGAGGGTGTGTGTGGCAACATGCAACAGAGCAGATTATTCCAAGCTGGCCCCCATCATGTCTGGGATCAAATCCCACCCAGAAGACTTTGAACTGGAAGTTGTGGTGCTTGGTTCACATCTCATTGATGACTACGG gaacACTTTTCGGATGATTGAGCAGGACGACTTTGACATTGGCTCAAAGCTCCACACTATTGTGAGAGGAGAGGACGAGGCTGCCATGGTGGAAAGTGTTGGGCTGGCACTTGTAAAACTCCCTGATGTTATACAGAGACTGAAACCTGACATCCTGGTCGTACACGGTGACCGTTTCGACGCTCTCGCTTTGGCAACTGCTGCAGCATTAATGAATATTAGAATACTTCACCTGGAGGGAGGAGAG GTTAGTGGTACGATTGATGACTCAATCCGCCATGCCATCAGTAAACTGGCCCATTACCACGCCTGCTGCACACGGATGGCAGAGCAGCATCTCATAGCTATGTGTGAGGACCACTCTCGTATCCTCCTTGCTGGCTGCCCTTCTTATGACAAGCTGCTATTGCCTCATCACAGAGAGGACTACATGGATATCATCAAAAGCTGGTTGG GTGACAAGGTCCAGGAAGGTGACTATATTGTGGCATTACAGCACCCAGTCACGACGGACATCCAGCATTCTATTAAAATCTATGGGCTGATGCTGGATGCGCTGATTTCCTTCAACAAGAAGACCCTTATCCTCTTTCCTAACATTGATGCCG gaagtaaggaGATGGTACGTGTTATGCGGAGAAAAGGGATTGAGCAACACCCTAACTTCCGAGCAGTGAAGCACATTCCTTTTGAGCAGTTCATCCAGCTTGTGTCGCATGCTGGCTGCATGATTGGAAACAGCAGCTGCGGGGTACGAGAGGCTGGGGCCTTTGGCACACCTGTCATTAACCTGGGAACAAGACAAACAGGCAGAGAAACAG GTGAAAATGTTTTACATGTCAGAGATGCCGACACTCACAATAAAATCTACCATGCTCTGGAGCTGCAGTTTGGAAAGAGATACCCCTG TTCTAAAATTTATGGTGATGGCAACGCAGTGCCTCGTATTCTCAAGTTTCTCCGTTCTATTGACCTGGACGAGCCTCTCCAAAAGACCTTCTGTTTCCCTCCTGTGAAAGACCCGATTTCCCAGGACATTGATCACATCCTAGAGACCCAAAGTGCTTTGGCCGTCGACCTGGGAGGGACCAACCTCAGAGTGGCCATTGTCTGCATGAGG GGCACCATAGTGAAGAAATACAGCCAGCCCAATCCAAAGACTTTCGAGGCCAGAATGGAACTCATATTAAAGATGTGCAATGATGCCATGCGGGATGCTGTGGGCCTTAACTGTAGAATACTTGGTGTTG GAGTGTCCACTGGTGGGCGTGTAAACCCCCAAGATGGTGTGGTCCTACACTCCACAAAGCTGATTCAGGAGTGGTCTTCTGTGGACCTAAGAACGCCCATATCAGATGCTTTACACCTACCCGTCTGGGTCGACAATGACGGCAACTGCGCTGCACTGGCAGAGAGGAAGTTTGGTCACGGCAAAGGAGTGGAGAACTTTGTCACAGTCATCACAGGAACAG GTATTGGAGGAGGAATTATCCATCACAATGAGTTGGTCCATGGTAGTACCTTCTGTGCTGCTGAGCTGGGTCACATCATGGTTTCCCTGGAAGGCCCAGAGTGTATGTGTGGCAGCCGCGGCTGCATAGAGGCCTATGCATCCGGGATGGCCCTTCAGAGAGAGGCCAAAAAGCTGCATGATG agGATCTGTTGAAGGTGGAGGGGATGGATATGAAACTCTCAGAGCCAATCACTGCTGCACATCTTATCAATGCAGCGAAAATGGGAAACTCCAAAGCCGACGCTGTTCTGACCAAGG CTGCCACTGCACTAGGTGTGGGCATCATCAACATCCTCCACATAGTCAACCCTTCACAGGTGATTCTGTCTGGAGTCTTGGCCTCTTGCTACCAGGCGCCAGTGCAGCATGTCATCTCGCAGAGAGCgctcttctctgtccaaaacatCAAGGTTGTAACATCAGACTTGGAAGAACCTGCTTTACTTGGAGCTGCCAGCATGGTGTTAGACTATGCAACCAGAAGAATATATTAA